In one window of Buchnera aphidicola (Rhopalosiphum maidis) DNA:
- the nusG gene encoding transcription termination/antitermination protein NusG has protein sequence MHESLKKKWYVLQAFSGFEGKVAQSIKEHVKLNKMDDFFGEIMIPSEEVIEIRGGQRRKSEYKFFPGYVLIHMNMTDSTWHLIKNVPRVLGFIGGKSDKPSPISDKEVEIIINRLRQIGDKPRPKTLFEPGEMIRVNDGPFADFNGVVEEVDYEKSRLKVSVSIFGRATPVELDFRQVEKN, from the coding sequence ATGCATGAGAGTCTAAAAAAAAAATGGTATGTATTACAAGCATTTTCTGGTTTTGAAGGTAAAGTAGCACAATCAATAAAAGAGCATGTTAAATTAAATAAAATGGATGATTTTTTTGGAGAAATCATGATTCCTTCAGAAGAAGTTATCGAAATACGAGGTGGACAACGTAGAAAAAGTGAATATAAATTTTTTCCAGGATATGTTTTAATTCACATGAATATGACAGATTCCACTTGGCATTTAATAAAAAATGTTCCTAGAGTATTAGGATTTATAGGAGGAAAATCAGATAAACCATCACCAATTAGTGATAAAGAAGTAGAAATTATCATTAATAGATTACGTCAAATTGGAGACAAACCAAGACCAAAAACTTTATTTGAACCAGGAGAAATGATTCGTGTTAACGACGGTCCATTTGCAGATTTTAATGGTGTTGTTGAAGAAGTAGATTATGAAAAAAGCAGATTAAAAGTATCTGTTTCTATTTTTGGTAGAGCAACTCCTGTAGAATTAGATTTTAGACAAGTTGAAAAAAATTAA
- a CDS encoding argininosuccinate synthase, which produces MNNFKKVVLAYSGGLDTSAIIPWLKENYHVDVVAFVADIGQSKEDLKGIEKKALQSGAIDCCVFDLKEEFIKEYVYPVLKTGALYEGNYLLGTAMARPIIAKKQVEFASSIQAKILCHGATGKGNDQVRFEIAYAALAPHMKVIAPWREWNLHSRESLLEYLRKKNISTSATLEKIYSKDENAWHISTEGGLLEDPWNKPNKDCWNWTVEPEDAPEQPEYVLLTVKKGSVICVNNEFLTPLKCVEKLNKIGSKHAIGRIDIVENRLIGIKSRGCYETPGGTIISVALRAIEQLVFDRESFNWREKIGLEMSSVIYDGRWFTPIRESLQAAADALSSEVNGEVVLKLYKGSVIPVQKKSSNSLYSEEYATFGEDEVYKHSDAEGFIRLFSLSSRIRAQNKLK; this is translated from the coding sequence ATGAATAACTTTAAAAAAGTCGTTTTAGCATATTCAGGTGGTTTAGATACTTCGGCAATTATTCCTTGGTTAAAGGAAAATTATCATGTTGATGTCGTAGCATTTGTAGCAGATATAGGTCAATCCAAAGAAGATTTAAAAGGTATTGAAAAAAAAGCACTTCAATCTGGTGCAATTGATTGCTGTGTTTTTGATTTAAAAGAAGAATTTATAAAAGAATACGTATATCCAGTTTTAAAAACAGGTGCTTTATATGAAGGAAATTATTTATTAGGTACAGCAATGGCTAGACCTATTATTGCTAAGAAACAAGTAGAATTTGCTTCCAGTATTCAAGCAAAAATTTTATGTCATGGTGCTACTGGTAAAGGTAACGATCAAGTTCGTTTTGAGATAGCTTATGCAGCATTAGCACCTCATATGAAGGTAATTGCTCCGTGGCGTGAATGGAATCTGCATTCAAGAGAATCATTGCTAGAATATTTACGCAAAAAAAATATTTCAACATCAGCAACTTTAGAAAAAATTTACAGCAAAGATGAGAATGCTTGGCATATTTCCACAGAAGGAGGTTTACTTGAAGACCCTTGGAATAAACCAAATAAAGATTGTTGGAATTGGACAGTAGAGCCAGAAGATGCTCCAGAACAACCAGAATACGTTTTATTAACAGTAAAAAAAGGTTCTGTTATATGCGTGAACAACGAATTTTTAACTCCTTTAAAATGTGTAGAAAAATTAAATAAGATTGGTTCTAAACATGCTATAGGAAGAATAGATATTGTTGAAAATAGACTTATTGGTATTAAATCTAGAGGTTGTTATGAAACTCCAGGTGGCACTATTATTAGTGTGGCTCTTAGAGCAATTGAACAATTAGTGTTTGATCGAGAAAGTTTTAACTGGAGAGAAAAAATTGGTTTAGAGATGTCTTCGGTAATTTATGATGGACGTTGGTTTACTCCAATTCGTGAATCATTACAAGCTGCTGCAGACGCTTTATCGTCTGAAGTAAACGGTGAAGTTGTTTTAAAATTATATAAAGGAAGTGTAATTCCTGTACAAAAAAAATCTTCAAATTCTTTGTATTCTGAAGAATATGCAACTTTTGGTGAAGATGAAGTTTATAAGCATTCTGATGCTGAAGGTTTTATTCGTCTTTTTTCTCTTTCTTCTAGAATACGTGCTCAAAACAAGTTAAAATAA
- the argH gene encoding argininosuccinate lyase, whose translation MSLWGGRFLDESNKKFKIFNSSLHFDYILAKEDIFASIAWSKSLVEAGVLTQEEQKKIESALVFLKKEIYNNPKKVLESDYEDIHSWIEANLIKKIGELGKKLHTGRSRNDQITTDLKLWCKKKIFVLLDSIINLQKNFVFVAESNYDAIMPGYTHLQRAQPITFSYWCLAYIQMLKRDASRLKDILKRLDVSPLGSGALSGTAWNINRTKLAISMGFNSATNNALDSVSDRDYVIELLSASSISMTHLSRFSEDLIFFNSNEANFVELSDSITSGSSLMPQKKNPDALEIIRSKCGRVHGALVSILVVLKSLPLSYNKDLQEDKESLFDSLKTWNDSLSIATLILKNIKLNRLSCRKAAEKSYSNATEIADYLVKKGMTFREAHNVSGQLVLRAINEKKSLNNLDLSVFQQYSTLITDDIYENITLESCLEKRSSKGGVALNEIRKQIIKEKIRLNIL comes from the coding sequence ATGTCGCTTTGGGGTGGAAGGTTCCTTGACGAATCTAATAAAAAATTTAAAATATTTAATAGTTCTTTACATTTTGATTATATTTTAGCTAAAGAGGATATATTTGCATCTATTGCTTGGTCTAAATCTCTTGTTGAAGCTGGTGTTTTAACGCAAGAAGAGCAAAAAAAAATAGAATCTGCATTAGTTTTTTTAAAAAAAGAAATTTATAACAATCCAAAAAAAGTTCTTGAAAGTGATTATGAAGATATTCATAGTTGGATAGAGGCTAATCTTATTAAAAAAATAGGAGAATTAGGTAAAAAACTGCACACTGGTCGAAGCAGAAATGATCAAATTACAACTGATTTAAAATTGTGGTGCAAAAAGAAAATTTTTGTTTTATTAGATTCTATTATTAATTTACAAAAAAATTTTGTTTTTGTAGCTGAATCAAATTATGATGCCATAATGCCCGGTTACACTCATTTGCAACGTGCTCAACCAATTACCTTTTCTTATTGGTGTTTAGCTTATATACAAATGTTAAAACGCGATGCTAGTCGTTTGAAAGATATCTTGAAAAGATTAGATGTAAGTCCATTAGGTTCTGGTGCTTTATCTGGAACAGCGTGGAATATTAATAGAACAAAGCTGGCTATATCGATGGGTTTTAATTCCGCGACTAATAATGCACTTGATAGTGTCTCTGATAGAGATTACGTTATAGAATTATTATCTGCTTCTTCAATTAGTATGACTCATTTGTCTCGATTTTCAGAAGATTTGATTTTTTTTAATTCGAATGAAGCTAATTTTGTTGAATTATCAGATTCCATTACATCTGGTTCATCTTTAATGCCTCAAAAAAAAAATCCAGACGCATTAGAAATTATACGTTCTAAATGTGGTCGTGTTCATGGTGCTCTAGTATCTATTTTAGTTGTTTTAAAATCTCTTCCTTTATCCTACAATAAAGATCTTCAAGAAGACAAAGAAAGTCTTTTTGACTCTCTTAAAACTTGGAACGATTCTTTATCTATAGCTACTTTGATTTTAAAAAATATAAAATTAAATCGTCTATCATGTCGTAAAGCTGCAGAAAAAAGCTATTCCAACGCAACAGAAATTGCAGATTATTTAGTAAAAAAAGGTATGACTTTTCGTGAAGCACACAATGTATCTGGTCAATTAGTTCTTCGAGCTATTAATGAAAAAAAATCTTTAAATAATTTAGATTTATCTGTATTTCAACAGTATAGTACTCTTATTACTGATGATATATATGAAAATATCACTCTAGAATCCTGTCTTGAAAAGAGATCTTCTAAAGGAGGAGTGGCTCTAAATGAGATACGTAAACAGATTATAAAAGAAAAGATAAGATTAAATATTTTATAA
- the rplK gene encoding 50S ribosomal protein L11, with product MAKKIQSYIKLQVAAGMANPSPPIGPALGQKGVNIMDFCKLFNTKTENIEKGLPIPVIITVYSDRSFTFITKTPPASVLLKKAAGIKSGSSKPKTEIKGKITKLQVEEIANIKKNDMTGSNIHSMIRSIEGTAKSMGLIIED from the coding sequence ATGGCAAAAAAAATACAATCTTACATAAAGCTTCAAGTTGCTGCAGGAATGGCTAATCCGAGTCCACCAATAGGACCTGCATTAGGACAAAAAGGAGTAAATATTATGGATTTTTGTAAATTATTTAACACAAAAACAGAAAATATAGAAAAAGGTTTACCAATACCAGTAATTATTACAGTATATTCTGATCGATCATTTACATTTATCACAAAAACACCTCCAGCATCTGTTTTATTAAAAAAAGCCGCTGGAATAAAATCAGGTTCTAGTAAACCAAAGACAGAAATAAAAGGAAAAATAACAAAATTACAAGTTGAAGAAATAGCAAATATTAAAAAAAATGATATGACTGGTTCAAATATTCACAGTATGATTCGATCTATTGAAGGAACAGCTAAATCTATGGGTTTAATTATTGAGGACTAA
- the cysE gene encoding serine O-acetyltransferase: MCSLEVLELWNMIKYEAQSVLQKEPILSKFCQESILNHNKLSHSLSYILSNKLSTSMISKKNIYSVFKKIYSNNLFIINAVVKDIKAVLERDPAVKNCLTPFLYLKGFQALEAYRLSNYLWNTKKYELSTYLQSRISTVFSVDIHPAASIGSGIMLDHATGIVIGEGVIIENDVSIFHSVTLGGTGKNSSKNRHPTIRKKVIIGAGAKILGNIEVSQGVKVGAGSVVLKNIPPFVTVAGVPAKIINENKTGKKIFFQEEKNNLIHHLEYFQYGEGI; this comes from the coding sequence ATGTGTTCTTTAGAAGTTTTAGAATTATGGAATATGATAAAATATGAAGCGCAAAGTGTATTGCAAAAAGAGCCAATCTTATCAAAGTTTTGTCAAGAAAGTATATTAAATCATAACAAACTAAGTCATTCTTTAAGTTATATATTATCTAATAAATTATCAACATCGATGATATCTAAAAAAAATATATATAGTGTTTTTAAAAAAATATATTCAAATAATTTATTCATAATTAATGCTGTAGTTAAAGATATAAAAGCAGTATTAGAACGGGATCCAGCTGTAAAGAATTGTTTAACCCCTTTTTTATATTTAAAAGGTTTTCAGGCTTTAGAGGCATATAGATTAAGCAATTATCTTTGGAATACAAAAAAATATGAGTTATCTACCTATTTGCAAAGTAGAATATCTACTGTTTTTTCAGTAGATATTCATCCTGCTGCATCTATTGGTTCTGGAATTATGCTTGATCATGCAACTGGTATTGTTATTGGAGAAGGTGTAATCATAGAAAATGATGTTTCTATTTTTCATTCAGTAACTTTAGGTGGAACAGGTAAAAACAGCAGTAAAAATAGACATCCTACAATCAGAAAAAAAGTTATTATAGGAGCTGGAGCAAAAATATTAGGTAATATTGAAGTTAGTCAAGGAGTAAAAGTAGGAGCGGGATCTGTAGTTTTGAAAAATATCCCCCCATTTGTTACTGTTGCTGGTGTTCCGGCTAAAATTATAAACGAAAATAAAACTGGTAAAAAAATTTTTTTTCAAGAGGAAAAAAATAATTTAATACATCATTTAGAATATTTTCAATATGGAGAAGGTATTTAA
- the metF gene encoding methylenetetrahydrofolate reductase — translation MNFVNQYHQDIIKKKLENLNNTVQCSFEFFPPKSLDAEKKLLSSALKLSELKPFFFSVTYGANSGEREKTYNVVKEIHEKTGVKTAAHLTCVDSTLNELKEIAKFYWENGIRSIVALRGDAPKKLYQHKIYALDLVLLLKKIADFDISVAAYPEIHPEAKNAQSDILNLKKKVDAGANRAITQFFFNVESYLRFRDNCIKNNINIEIVPGILPIYNFEQLKKFSSMTNVSIPKWMFKMFHGLEGDLKAQKIIGASIVIDMIKVLSDEGINNFHFYTLNQSDVVYSICHMFGFKN, via the coding sequence ATGAATTTTGTAAATCAATATCATCAAGATATAATTAAGAAAAAATTAGAAAATTTAAATAATACTGTTCAATGTTCTTTTGAATTTTTTCCTCCTAAAAGCTTAGATGCAGAAAAAAAATTATTATCTTCAGCTTTAAAATTAAGTGAATTAAAACCATTTTTTTTTTCTGTCACTTATGGAGCAAATAGTGGAGAACGAGAAAAAACTTATAACGTTGTAAAAGAAATACATGAAAAAACAGGTGTTAAAACAGCTGCTCATCTTACTTGTGTAGACTCTACGTTAAATGAATTAAAAGAAATAGCAAAATTTTATTGGGAAAATGGTATTCGAAGTATAGTTGCTTTAAGAGGCGACGCTCCAAAAAAATTATATCAACATAAAATATATGCTTTAGATTTAGTTTTATTATTAAAGAAAATTGCTGATTTTGATATTTCTGTAGCTGCTTATCCAGAAATACATCCAGAAGCGAAAAACGCTCAATCTGATATTTTGAATTTAAAAAAGAAAGTTGATGCTGGTGCAAATAGAGCAATTACTCAATTTTTCTTTAATGTTGAAAGTTATTTACGTTTTCGAGATAATTGTATAAAAAATAATATAAATATTGAAATTGTACCCGGTATATTACCAATTTATAATTTTGAGCAACTAAAAAAGTTTTCTAGTATGACGAATGTTAGTATTCCTAAATGGATGTTTAAAATGTTTCATGGATTAGAGGGCGATTTAAAAGCTCAGAAAATTATAGGTGCGAGCATAGTTATAGATATGATAAAAGTTTTATCTGATGAAGGAATAAACAATTTTCATTTTTATACTTTAAATCAATCAGATGTAGTATATTCTATATGCCATATGTTTGGTTTTAAAAATTAA
- the secE gene encoding preprotein translocase subunit SecE, translated as MNIRIPNQKKDKHLEKIKWFFIIVIFITSFFINNFFDKVGFFTRTFIVTLLISFAISIAVYTKKIKKIFLYIKASKNEMKKITWPQYKETLYTTFIIISVTIVISLLLWGLDSIIFRLIAFIISLRF; from the coding sequence ATGAACATTCGCATTCCTAATCAAAAAAAAGATAAACATTTAGAAAAAATAAAGTGGTTTTTTATAATTGTAATTTTTATTACATCTTTCTTTATCAATAATTTTTTTGATAAAGTAGGATTTTTTACTCGTACATTTATAGTCACTTTGTTAATTAGCTTTGCAATCAGTATTGCTGTATACACAAAAAAGATAAAAAAAATTTTTTTATATATTAAAGCGTCAAAGAATGAAATGAAAAAAATAACTTGGCCTCAATATAAAGAAACTTTATATACAACATTTATTATTATTTCTGTGACGATAGTAATATCTCTACTTTTATGGGGTCTTGATAGTATCATATTTCGTTTAATAGCATTTATTATTAGTTTAAGGTTTTAA
- the secB gene encoding protein-export chaperone SecB translates to MSEKQLKEKSFEIQRIYIKDASFEAPNTPKIFHKKWDPTIKFNLSTVSKKLKTNIFETILQVRVIVKSEENLVFLCDVHQVGIFFISCLNEQELKHCLGSYCPNILFPYARTCISSLVSYGSFPQLNLSPINFDDIFYKNLEYEKNNSNEKDNF, encoded by the coding sequence ATGTCAGAAAAACAATTAAAAGAGAAATCTTTTGAAATTCAAAGAATTTATATAAAAGATGCTTCTTTTGAAGCTCCAAATACTCCGAAGATTTTCCATAAGAAATGGGATCCTACGATAAAGTTTAATTTGAGTACAGTTTCTAAAAAACTAAAAACAAATATTTTTGAGACGATTTTACAAGTAAGAGTAATAGTAAAAAGTGAAGAAAACTTAGTTTTCTTATGTGATGTTCATCAGGTAGGTATTTTTTTTATTTCTTGTTTAAATGAACAAGAGTTGAAACATTGTTTAGGCTCTTATTGTCCAAATATTTTATTTCCTTATGCTAGAACATGTATATCTAGTTTAGTTTCTTATGGTAGCTTTCCACAATTAAATTTATCACCTATTAATTTTGATGATATTTTTTATAAAAATTTAGAATATGAAAAAAATAATTCTAATGAAAAGGATAACTTTTAA
- the argB gene encoding acetylglutamate kinase, with protein MNPLVIKLGGVLLESDDAMMRLFKALLDYQKSNKRHILIIHGGGRLIDNLMNRLSLPVEKKNGLRITESEHINIITGALAGTANKILLSWALKYKINAIGLCLADGKSVNVERLDQKLGHVGKAKPGSPLFLTKLCEQGILPIISSIGITDNGLLMNVNADLAATALATTLEANLILLSDISSILDGKGQRIPEINSSQAKKLISQGIITNGMIVKVNAALEAARVLQRPIDIASWQKTDELKLLFNGINIGTRVLV; from the coding sequence ATGAATCCTTTGGTTATTAAATTAGGTGGAGTTCTTTTAGAAAGTGATGATGCAATGATGCGTTTGTTTAAAGCGCTTCTTGATTATCAAAAATCTAATAAACGACATATTTTAATAATTCATGGAGGGGGGCGATTAATTGATAATCTGATGAATAGATTATCATTGCCTGTTGAGAAAAAAAATGGTTTGCGAATTACTGAATCTGAACATATTAATATTATTACCGGTGCTCTAGCAGGAACAGCTAATAAAATTCTACTTTCATGGGCATTAAAATATAAAATCAATGCTATTGGTTTATGTTTGGCAGATGGAAAAAGTGTAAATGTAGAAAGATTAGATCAAAAATTAGGTCATGTAGGAAAAGCTAAACCAGGTTCTCCTCTTTTTTTAACAAAATTATGTGAGCAAGGTATTTTACCAATCATTAGTTCTATAGGTATTACAGATAATGGTTTATTAATGAATGTTAATGCAGATTTGGCAGCTACGGCTTTAGCTACCACCTTGGAAGCAAATTTAATTTTGTTGTCTGACATAAGCTCAATATTAGATGGTAAAGGTCAAAGAATTCCAGAAATTAATTCCTCTCAAGCTAAAAAATTAATATCTCAGGGTATTATTACTAATGGTATGATTGTTAAAGTTAACGCAGCTTTAGAAGCAGCACGCGTTTTGCAGCGTCCTATAGATATTGCTAGCTGGCAGAAGACAGATGAACTTAAATTATTATTTAATGGTATAAACATTGGTACTCGAGTTTTAGTATAG
- a CDS encoding rhodanese-like domain-containing protein, translating into MKDILFFISNNLVLSFIWFFFLILIIFLSTKNMFLKSKIINNFHAIKLINQKNAIVIDTRSVELYNSCHIVNAINVPLKNICSSKIKELNLSKSIPIILIIDSLDYHDKYIKKFIKYGLDRIFFLKNGMDAWNRENLPTTFNKKNSFLN; encoded by the coding sequence ATGAAAGATATATTATTTTTTATTTCTAACAACTTGGTACTTAGTTTTATATGGTTTTTTTTTCTTATTTTAATAATTTTTTTAAGTACTAAAAATATGTTTTTAAAATCTAAAATCATTAATAACTTTCATGCAATAAAATTAATAAATCAAAAAAATGCTATTGTAATTGATACGCGATCCGTTGAATTATATAATTCTTGTCATATTGTAAACGCTATTAATGTTCCGTTGAAAAATATTTGTTCAAGCAAGATAAAAGAATTAAATTTATCTAAATCTATTCCGATTATTCTTATAATAGATTCATTAGATTATCATGATAAATATATTAAAAAATTTATTAAATATGGATTAGATAGAATTTTTTTTTTAAAAAATGGCATGGATGCTTGGAATAGAGAAAATTTACCTACTACTTTTAATAAAAAAAATAGTTTTCTAAATTAA
- the murB gene encoding UDP-N-acetylmuramate dehydrogenase gives MDVTAKKIIFVNTIQSLVDIWQKCKESNIPYIILGEGSNVLFLENYKGIVIINRIKGIKIQEQKNIWLLHVFSGEKWHDLVKYTLRMGLFGLENLALIPGSVGSAAIQNIGAYGLELKNICQYVDVISLEENNIIRLKKKICNFSYRSSIFKSQYNHGYAIVAVGIKIQKKWKPIIFPALLKNRKIIKINAYKIFNIVCQIRKEKLPNPKRLGNAGSFFKNPIIALEKAKKILSSYNIPYYFQKNGFIKMSAAALIEKCNFKNMQIGDAAIYKKQKLILINLKKANSKEILRLAQIIQRCILKKFKIYLEPEIDFINSSGKIKLL, from the coding sequence ATAGATGTAACAGCAAAAAAAATTATTTTTGTTAATACAATTCAATCATTAGTTGATATATGGCAAAAATGCAAAGAATCTAATATTCCTTATATAATTTTAGGTGAAGGAAGCAACGTACTATTTTTAGAAAATTATAAAGGGATAGTTATTATTAACCGCATAAAGGGAATAAAAATTCAAGAACAAAAAAACATTTGGCTATTACATGTTTTTTCAGGAGAAAAATGGCATGATTTAGTTAAATACACATTACGAATGGGCCTATTCGGATTAGAAAACTTAGCTTTAATTCCTGGTTCAGTAGGATCAGCAGCTATTCAAAATATTGGTGCTTATGGTTTAGAACTAAAAAATATATGTCAGTATGTAGACGTTATTTCTTTAGAAGAAAATAATATAATTAGATTGAAAAAAAAAATATGTAATTTTTCTTATCGAAGTAGTATTTTTAAATCCCAATACAATCATGGATACGCAATTGTTGCAGTTGGTATAAAAATACAAAAAAAATGGAAACCTATTATTTTTCCTGCTCTTTTAAAAAATAGAAAAATAATAAAAATAAACGCTTATAAAATATTTAATATAGTATGTCAAATAAGAAAAGAAAAACTACCTAACCCTAAAAGATTAGGAAATGCAGGTAGTTTTTTTAAAAATCCTATTATCGCACTTGAAAAAGCAAAAAAAATTTTATCTTCATACAATATTCCGTATTATTTTCAAAAAAATGGCTTTATAAAAATGTCTGCTGCTGCGTTAATTGAAAAATGTAATTTTAAAAATATGCAAATTGGTGATGCAGCAATTTATAAAAAACAAAAACTTATATTAATCAATCTAAAAAAAGCAAATTCAAAAGAAATTTTGAGATTAGCTCAAATAATACAAAGATGCATTTTAAAAAAATTTAAAATATACTTAGAACCTGAAATAGATTTTATTAATTCTTCAGGAAAGATAAAATTATTATAA
- the argE gene encoding acetylornithine deacetylase, translated as MIRKIPSFIKIYESLIKIPTISSQDKKLDQSNKILIDLLSNYFSELKFTVKIQNIPNTKKFNMLASFGNGKGGLLLSGHTDTVDFDANLWTKDPFKLTEKNNKLYGLGAVDMKGFFAFILDVLSTKSIKKIKKPIYVLATANEETDMSGARYFIKSTNIKPDCIVIGEPTSLQLVKAHKGHISYSIDVIGKTGHSSSPSNGINSIEIMYLIIKKLLKLKVYLRKKYFHKEFSISYPTMNFSSINGGNAINRICALCNLKFEIRPIPGLTLTQIEILVQEVLQKIFKKWPNRIFLKNLFFSVPPYEFPKESKIIKKIENSCQLTPITANYCTEAPFLEKIAPTLILGPGSIEQAHHADEYLDCSFIKPTKNIIKTLIKKFCY; from the coding sequence ATGATAAGAAAAATACCTTCTTTTATTAAAATATATGAATCATTAATTAAAATACCTACTATCAGTAGTCAAGATAAAAAACTTGATCAAAGTAATAAAATTTTAATTGATTTACTTTCTAATTATTTTTCTGAATTAAAATTTACAGTAAAAATACAAAATATCCCGAATACAAAAAAATTTAATATGTTAGCCTCTTTTGGTAATGGAAAGGGAGGTCTTTTGCTTTCTGGACATACAGATACTGTTGACTTTGACGCAAATTTATGGACGAAAGATCCTTTTAAATTAACTGAAAAAAACAATAAATTATATGGATTAGGTGCAGTAGACATGAAAGGTTTTTTTGCTTTTATACTGGACGTACTAAGCACAAAAAGCATAAAAAAAATCAAAAAACCAATTTATGTTCTTGCTACTGCAAACGAAGAAACTGATATGTCAGGAGCAAGATATTTTATCAAATCTACAAATATAAAACCAGACTGTATTGTCATTGGAGAACCAACATCTTTACAATTAGTCAAAGCACATAAGGGACATATCTCTTATTCTATTGATGTTATTGGTAAAACGGGTCATTCTAGCTCCCCTTCTAATGGTATTAACAGCATTGAAATTATGTATTTAATTATAAAGAAACTACTTAAATTAAAAGTATATTTAAGAAAAAAATATTTTCATAAAGAATTTTCTATTTCGTATCCCACTATGAATTTTTCTTCTATAAATGGAGGTAATGCAATTAATCGAATTTGTGCATTATGTAACTTAAAATTTGAAATACGACCTATACCTGGATTGACTTTAACACAAATTGAAATTTTAGTTCAAGAAGTCTTACAGAAGATTTTCAAAAAATGGCCTAATCGCATTTTTTTAAAAAATCTTTTTTTTTCTGTACCTCCATATGAATTTCCTAAAGAAAGTAAAATTATTAAAAAAATAGAAAATTCATGTCAATTAACTCCAATAACTGCTAATTATTGCACTGAAGCTCCTTTTCTTGAAAAAATTGCACCAACTTTAATATTAGGACCAGGATCTATTGAACAAGCGCATCATGCAGACGAATATTTAGACTGTTCTTTTATTAAACCCACTAAAAATATTATAAAAACACTAATAAAAAAATTTTGTTATTAA
- the argC gene encoding N-acetyl-gamma-glutamyl-phosphate reductase produces MLNVLIVGASGYAGAELVNYINRHMFSKIKKIFVSENSSSIGKLFSELHQQFTNIIDLPFEAISSSTLIDKDIDAVFLATDHNVSHSLVPFFLSLNCVVFDLSGAYRVQDTDIYSKYYGFSHKYQDVLKKSVYGLPEWNQKEIKKSQLVALPGCYATCIQLALKPLIKANFLEKKFIPIINAISGVSGAGRKANINNSFCEVSLHPYNVFTHRHTPEIIEHLGIPVIFIPHLGSFSRGIIATITCQLKTDFRLQDIYNLYNTVYKEKPLIRIYQKNFPSIKAVVKLPFCDIGFAIKDKHIVIIAAEDNLLKGAAAQAVQCFNIRFGFSEIESII; encoded by the coding sequence ATGTTGAATGTGTTAATTGTTGGTGCTAGTGGATATGCTGGTGCAGAATTAGTTAATTATATTAACCGTCATATGTTTTCTAAAATTAAAAAAATTTTTGTTTCAGAAAATAGTTCGAGTATAGGTAAATTATTTTCAGAATTGCATCAACAGTTTACAAATATTATAGATTTACCGTTTGAAGCAATTAGTAGTTCTACTTTAATTGATAAAGATATTGATGCTGTTTTTTTAGCTACAGATCATAATGTTAGTCACTCTCTTGTGCCTTTTTTTTTATCTCTTAATTGCGTTGTTTTTGATTTGTCTGGTGCTTATCGAGTTCAAGATACTGACATTTATTCAAAGTATTATGGATTTTCTCATAAATACCAAGATGTTTTAAAAAAATCTGTATATGGATTACCTGAATGGAATCAGAAAGAAATTAAAAAATCTCAATTAGTAGCTTTACCAGGATGTTATGCAACATGTATACAATTAGCATTAAAACCTCTTATAAAAGCAAATTTTTTAGAAAAAAAATTTATTCCTATTATTAATGCTATAAGCGGTGTCAGTGGAGCTGGTAGGAAAGCTAATATTAATAATAGTTTTTGTGAAGTTAGTTTGCATCCATATAATGTTTTTACTCATCGCCATACTCCTGAAATTATAGAGCATTTAGGTATTCCAGTAATTTTTATTCCTCATTTAGGTTCTTTTTCACGTGGAATTATTGCTACTATTACGTGTCAGTTAAAAACTGATTTTAGATTGCAAGATATTTATAATTTATATAATACAGTTTATAAAGAAAAACCATTGATTCGAATATATCAAAAAAATTTTCCTAGTATTAAAGCTGTGGTAAAGTTACCTTTTTGTGATATCGGATTTGCAATTAAAGATAAACATATTGTTATTATAGCTGCTGAAGATAATTTATTGAAAGGTGCAGCTGCACAAGCCGTACAATGTTTTAATATTCGTTTTGGATTTTCCGAAATTGAATCAATTATTTAA